In one window of Candidatus Acetothermia bacterium DNA:
- a CDS encoding glycine C-acetyltransferase, whose protein sequence is MGKYDFLVAELDSLREQGLYNVIRTIESPVGAWTVVDGKRVLNMCSNNYLGFADDPRLKAAARRAIDEYGVGPAAVRSIAGTMTLHVEFERKLAAFKGVEDAISLQSGFCANLAAIPTLVGAGHVLFTDELNHASIIDGCRLTKAERVIYPHRDVDALRKALAEKKDAPRKLIVTDGVFSMDGDLAPLPEIVEAAEEFGAMVMVDDAHGEGVLGSHGRGIVDHFRLHGRVDIEMGTLSKAFGVVGGYLAGKRPIIEYLRQRARPFLFSSAVTPADVAACIAAVDILQGSDEPVRRLWDNARYFKAKMVELGFDIGQSETPITPVMLGEAATAWEFSKRLFSEDVFAQAIVFPTVPRGKARIRVMVSAVHSRDDLDFALDKFARVGRQLGVI, encoded by the coding sequence ATGGGCAAGTACGATTTTCTCGTGGCCGAGCTGGATTCGCTCAGGGAGCAGGGGCTGTACAACGTGATCCGCACCATCGAAAGCCCGGTGGGGGCGTGGACGGTGGTGGACGGGAAGCGGGTCCTCAACATGTGCTCCAACAACTACCTCGGGTTTGCCGACGATCCCCGGTTGAAGGCGGCGGCGCGGCGGGCGATCGACGAGTACGGGGTGGGGCCGGCGGCGGTGCGGTCCATCGCCGGGACGATGACCCTCCACGTGGAGTTCGAGCGCAAGCTCGCCGCGTTCAAGGGGGTGGAGGACGCGATCTCCCTCCAGTCCGGGTTCTGCGCCAACCTCGCCGCGATTCCGACCCTGGTCGGAGCCGGACACGTCCTGTTCACCGACGAGCTCAACCACGCCTCGATCATCGACGGCTGCCGGCTGACGAAGGCCGAGCGCGTGATCTACCCCCACCGGGACGTGGACGCCCTCCGCAAGGCCTTGGCGGAGAAGAAGGACGCGCCCCGCAAGCTCATCGTCACCGATGGCGTGTTCTCCATGGACGGGGACCTCGCCCCGTTGCCGGAGATCGTGGAGGCGGCGGAGGAATTCGGAGCGATGGTGATGGTGGACGATGCCCACGGGGAAGGAGTTCTGGGGTCCCACGGCCGGGGCATCGTGGACCATTTCCGCCTCCACGGCCGGGTGGACATTGAGATGGGGACCCTGTCCAAGGCGTTTGGGGTGGTCGGGGGGTACCTGGCCGGCAAGCGCCCGATCATCGAGTACCTTCGCCAGCGGGCGCGGCCGTTCCTGTTCTCCAGCGCCGTCACCCCGGCCGACGTCGCAGCGTGCATCGCCGCGGTGGACATCCTCCAGGGAAGCGACGAGCCCGTGCGGAGGCTGTGGGACAACGCCCGCTACTTCAAGGCGAAGATGGTGGAGCTGGGGTTTGACATCGGGCAGTCGGAGACCCCGATCACCCCGGTCATGCTCGGGGAGGCGGCCACGGCGTGGGAGTTCTCCAAGCGGCTTTTCTCCGAGGACGTGTTCGCCCAGGCCATCGTGTTCCCCACCGTTCCGCGGGGCAAGGCCCGCATCCGGGTCATGGTGTCCGCGGTCCACAGCCGGGACGACCTCGACTTTGCCTTGGACAAGTTCGCCCGGGTGGGCCGCCAGCTCGGCGTGATCTAG
- a CDS encoding DUF296 domain-containing protein — translation MIKAESGSVVVVRCQDGERLPDVLLELGLQAAGILCGIGMVRDLALGYWDGEKYVEERVEEPVELLSLQGNIGDEEGRPVVHVHVVAGRKGGEAIGGHLLSATVHNTAEIILLPLAGVRLARRREPTGLLGLYPQDGT, via the coding sequence ATGATCAAGGCTGAGAGCGGTTCAGTCGTGGTGGTGCGGTGTCAGGATGGGGAGAGGCTTCCCGATGTCCTCCTTGAACTTGGCTTGCAAGCGGCAGGGATCCTCTGCGGGATCGGGATGGTCCGCGACCTTGCCCTTGGGTACTGGGACGGGGAGAAATACGTGGAGGAGCGGGTCGAGGAGCCGGTGGAGCTCCTTTCCCTCCAGGGGAACATCGGGGACGAGGAGGGCCGGCCCGTGGTCCACGTCCACGTGGTGGCCGGGCGTAAGGGGGGCGAGGCGATCGGGGGCCACCTCCTGTCCGCCACGGTCCACAACACGGCGGAGATCATCCTCCTCCCTCTGGCGGGGGTGCGGCTCGCCCGCCGCCGGGAACCCACAGGGCTCTTGGGCCTCTACCCACAGGACGGGACTTAG
- a CDS encoding endonuclease III, translating to MDERKVLLEVARRLRTRFGPIREGPGGDPLDLLVRTILSQNTSDRNRDRAYAELRRRFPTWEAVLSAPVADVERAIQGAGLHHQRAARLKHVLRRIQDEQGELSLAFLAGLPDEEAAAWLLSLPGIGKKTAYVVLLFGFGRPFFPVDTHIRRVTRRLGIVDSQAEPHAALAPLVPPGTEAEVHLQLIRLGREICRARRPRCPACPLADLCGYARSTHPNQARMGPPRKEVR from the coding sequence ATGGACGAGCGGAAGGTGCTCCTCGAGGTGGCCCGCCGCCTGCGCACGAGGTTCGGCCCGATCCGCGAGGGCCCGGGTGGCGATCCGCTCGACCTCCTCGTCCGCACCATTCTTTCCCAGAACACATCGGATCGCAACCGCGACCGGGCCTATGCCGAGCTCCGCCGCCGCTTCCCTACTTGGGAGGCGGTGTTGTCTGCCCCGGTGGCCGATGTGGAGCGGGCCATCCAGGGGGCTGGGCTCCATCACCAGCGGGCGGCCCGCCTGAAGCATGTGCTCCGCCGTATCCAGGACGAACAGGGAGAGCTCTCCCTCGCCTTCCTCGCGGGGCTCCCGGACGAGGAGGCGGCGGCATGGCTCCTGTCTCTGCCCGGGATCGGGAAGAAGACGGCGTACGTGGTGCTCTTGTTCGGGTTCGGCCGCCCGTTCTTCCCGGTAGACACGCACATCCGTCGGGTGACGCGACGGTTGGGGATCGTCGATTCCCAAGCCGAACCGCACGCTGCCCTCGCCCCCCTCGTGCCCCCAGGGACGGAGGCCGAGGTCCACCTCCAGCTGATCCGGCTGGGGCGGGAGATCTGCCGGGCCCGGCGGCCCCGGTGTCCGGCGTGTCCGCTCGCCGACCTGTGTGGATACGCCCGATCAACTCATCCGAATCAGGCTAGAATGGGGCCACCGCGAAAGGAGGTGCGATGA
- a CDS encoding MgtC/SapB family protein, whose amino-acid sequence MAAWEFLARIVVAGAVGGTIGLERELRGRAAGLRTHILVCAGAAVVMAVAEALGQPDGPGRALAGIVTGVGFLGAGAIVKTGDIVRGLTTAACIWFVAALGVVVGQGLYVLGAGSTALALFVLVTLNRVERWIPALTYHTVAVRAELAEAAGLEERCRAVLAAAGYRVLAVDLTLDRAEHQATLVLHVRVQGTPEVSRVAQELLAMPEVIQVKWG is encoded by the coding sequence GTGGCGGCGTGGGAGTTCCTGGCGCGGATCGTGGTGGCGGGGGCGGTCGGGGGGACGATCGGGTTGGAGCGGGAGCTGCGCGGCCGGGCGGCCGGGCTACGCACGCACATCCTCGTGTGCGCCGGGGCGGCGGTGGTGATGGCGGTGGCGGAGGCGCTGGGGCAGCCGGACGGCCCGGGGCGGGCTCTCGCCGGAATTGTGACCGGGGTCGGGTTTCTGGGGGCGGGGGCGATCGTCAAGACCGGGGACATCGTGCGCGGTCTCACCACCGCGGCCTGTATCTGGTTCGTGGCCGCGCTGGGGGTGGTGGTCGGGCAGGGGCTGTACGTCCTCGGGGCGGGCAGCACCGCGTTGGCCTTGTTCGTGTTGGTGACGCTGAACCGCGTCGAGCGCTGGATCCCCGCCCTCACCTATCACACCGTTGCCGTCCGCGCCGAGCTGGCGGAGGCGGCGGGGTTGGAGGAGCGGTGCCGAGCGGTGCTCGCTGCCGCCGGTTACCGGGTGCTGGCCGTGGACCTCACGCTGGACCGGGCCGAACACCAAGCGACGCTGGTGCTCCACGTGCGGGTGCAGGGGACGCCGGAGGTGTCACGGGTGGCCCAGGAGCTCCTGGCCATGCCCGAGGTGATCCAGGTCAAGTGGGGATGA
- a CDS encoding HDIG domain-containing protein: MTRKEALALVQERVKTKNLVKHMLAVEAAMRALAPHFAGDPDRWALAGLLHDLDYEDTKDRPDRHGRVTVDSLRGQGFTDEEVLGAILAHAGQKAPDTPMEWALSAVDPLTGLIVAAALVHPERLGGLTPQNVLNRYREKGFARSASREAIAACTNLGMSLDEFVTAVLTAMQAIRGELGL; this comes from the coding sequence ATGACCCGCAAGGAGGCGCTGGCGCTCGTGCAGGAGAGGGTGAAGACGAAGAACCTGGTGAAGCACATGCTGGCGGTGGAGGCGGCGATGCGCGCCCTCGCCCCCCACTTTGCCGGGGATCCAGATCGGTGGGCATTGGCCGGTCTGCTCCACGATCTCGATTACGAGGACACCAAAGACCGCCCGGATCGGCACGGGCGGGTGACGGTGGACTCCCTGCGCGGGCAAGGGTTCACCGACGAGGAGGTCTTGGGCGCGATCCTCGCCCACGCCGGCCAGAAGGCGCCGGACACTCCGATGGAGTGGGCTCTGTCCGCGGTGGACCCCCTCACCGGCCTTATCGTGGCCGCGGCCCTGGTGCACCCGGAGCGCCTCGGGGGCCTCACCCCGCAGAACGTGCTCAACCGCTACCGGGAAAAAGGGTTCGCCCGGTCCGCATCCCGGGAGGCGATCGCCGCGTGTACGAACCTGGGGATGTCGCTCGACGAGTTCGTCACCGCGGTCCTTACGGCGATGCAGGCCATCCGGGGCGAACTCGGGCTGTGA
- a CDS encoding glycerate kinase: MGKGDGLRADAWRIVQAALAAVDPTACVHRALRREDDRLRVGESIYDLRRTRRVVVVGMGKAAARMAVAVEEAIGDRISAGLVVTADGCGVATRRVEVVEAGHPVPDARGLAAARRIVALVDGAGEDDLVIVLISGGGSALLTLPAEGLSLDDLAQVNALLLRSGAPIHEMNTVRKHLSQVKGGQLARRAAPAQVLALILSDVPGDPLDVIASGPTVPDPTTYADAERVLRGYGLWDEVPLSVRGHIAAGATGGLPETPKPGDPLFTRVVNVLVGTGRVAAEAARAEGEALGYQGLILTTTLAGEAREVGKVVAAVAREAVRFGRPVGRPGLLVAAGETTVTVRGPGKGGRNQELALSAARGIAGIPGVVICALGTDGRDGPTDAAGAIVDGGTVARMREAGVDPAEALTRNDAGGALRASGDLLVTGPTGTNVADLCLVLVGRDDDDQG; the protein is encoded by the coding sequence ATGGGCAAGGGAGACGGGCTTCGTGCTGATGCGTGGCGCATCGTCCAGGCCGCGCTGGCCGCGGTGGACCCGACGGCGTGCGTGCACCGGGCCCTGCGACGGGAGGACGACCGGCTGCGGGTGGGGGAGAGCATCTACGATCTCCGCCGAACGCGGCGGGTCGTGGTGGTGGGGATGGGGAAGGCCGCGGCGCGGATGGCGGTGGCCGTGGAGGAGGCCATCGGCGATCGGATCAGCGCCGGCCTCGTGGTCACCGCGGACGGCTGCGGTGTCGCGACCCGGCGGGTCGAGGTGGTGGAGGCCGGCCATCCGGTGCCGGACGCGCGGGGACTCGCCGCCGCCCGCCGGATCGTGGCGCTGGTGGACGGCGCCGGGGAGGACGATCTCGTGATCGTCCTCATCTCCGGTGGCGGCTCGGCCCTGCTCACCCTGCCCGCGGAGGGCCTTTCCCTGGACGACCTCGCCCAGGTGAACGCGCTCCTCCTGCGCAGCGGGGCGCCCATCCACGAGATGAACACGGTGCGCAAGCACCTGTCCCAGGTCAAAGGCGGGCAGCTCGCCCGGCGGGCGGCCCCGGCTCAAGTGCTGGCCCTGATCCTGTCCGACGTCCCTGGCGATCCCTTGGACGTGATCGCCTCTGGCCCCACCGTCCCCGACCCCACCACCTACGCCGATGCGGAGCGGGTCCTCCGTGGCTACGGGTTGTGGGATGAGGTCCCCCTCTCCGTGCGGGGGCACATCGCCGCCGGGGCGACGGGAGGGCTTCCCGAGACCCCCAAGCCCGGGGACCCCCTGTTCACTCGGGTGGTGAACGTGCTCGTGGGCACGGGGAGGGTGGCGGCGGAGGCGGCGCGAGCGGAGGGCGAGGCCCTTGGGTACCAAGGGCTCATCCTCACCACCACCCTCGCCGGGGAGGCGCGGGAGGTGGGAAAGGTGGTGGCCGCTGTGGCCCGGGAGGCGGTGCGGTTTGGCCGGCCGGTGGGGCGGCCGGGGCTCCTCGTGGCGGCCGGGGAGACCACGGTCACCGTGCGCGGGCCGGGCAAGGGCGGCCGGAACCAGGAACTTGCCCTATCCGCGGCCAGGGGGATCGCCGGGATCCCCGGGGTGGTGATCTGCGCGCTGGGCACCGATGGCCGGGACGGACCTACCGATGCCGCGGGGGCCATCGTGGACGGCGGCACCGTCGCCCGGATGAGGGAAGCCGGGGTGGACCCGGCCGAAGCCCTGACCAGGAACGACGCCGGAGGCGCCCTCCGGGCCTCCGGAGACCTCCTCGTCACCGGCCCTACCGGAACGAACGTGGCCGACCTGTGCCTCGTGCTCGTAGGGAGGGACGACGATGATCAAGGCTGA